The genomic segment TCGTCCGTGAGCTAACTCATCTGCAGTTCCAACACCGATTTCCTCAAGAAGCTGATAAAACATAGCCGCATGCCCCATCATATCTTGACTAATGGAGGAAAAAGCGACGTCTTCTTCGATATGTGGAGCTAATCCAAGCCATTCTGAACCTCGATAGGCAATGATAAAATCATCATCCGCTAGTTGAAAAAGTAATTCAATCAGTGTTGCTTTAAAATCTGGGTATTGATTTAACTCTTGTGCCGTATTCACTTTCATCGCTTAATCTCGCCCTTCCATGAGAGAATCTCTTTCTCATCTAGTATTTCTTGTTCGTATTGGCGCCATTTTTTCTTTAAATATCCATATCCTTTCGTTGTACGGTAATCTTTGTTATCTAACCGTTGTAAGGCTACTTTTTCTTCCCGAGACATTTGACGAATATCCGAACGCTTCACCACCCAAATGTCGGATACTGGTTCGCGTCGCATAAAATTTTCTTGGGCCATAATTAAAGCAATGTCATGATTGGGAGCAAGTAAGCTAAATTGATGCTGAAGCGGAGCGGTATCTCTTTTTCGGCTAAATACTTCAAACACTTGATAAAAATCATCCGTACGTTTCAAAACGATCCCCTCCCTTCATATTACATCGCTACTTGTTTTTGACTTAACGCTTCCCGTACCCAAGCGTTATGTTTAAAAGATATTTCTCTTAAGCGGAGACGTTCTTTCGATTTTGGACCATTGTTTCGAATAATTTCCTTAAATTTACTCCAATCTGGCTGCTGATAAACCCATTTACCTTGTTCTTGGTCAAAATACATCGTCTCATCCGGAAGTTTTAACCCAAGCGCTAAAATTCGAGGAACATATTTCGTAAAAAAGTCTTGCCGCAATTCTTCATTGGTTTTTGTGCGAATTCGGTATTTAATCGTGATGTCTTGCTTGGATGTTCCGGTAGTTGAAGCGCTTTCAGGACCAAAAAACATAAGCAACGCCTCCCACCAACGGTTCAAAGCATCTTGGAGCATCGCTCGTTGTTTTTCCGTACCTTCAGCAAGGGCCAAAATAATTGATTCCCCATGCTGTGCATGAAATACTTCTTCTGCACATATACGTTTTAGCGCTCGCGCATACGGACCATAGGAAGCATCAAGCATATTCGTTTGGGTAATGATAGCAGCTCCATCGACGAGCCATCCAATTAATCCCGCATCTCCCCAAGTAGGTGCTGGCATATGGAACACGTTATGAAACTTCAAATCTCCTTTAAATAAATCTTGCATAAGATCTTCTCGATTTTTTCCAAGCGGTCTCATTAAATCCTCTGCCACCCGAAGTAGAAGCTGGCCATGGCCCATTTCGTCCTGAACTTTCGCCATAATACCTAACTTTCTTCGTAAAGACGGAGCTTTCGGAACCCATTCTTTTTCTGGAAGCGCTCCCATTATTTCGCTGATGGCATGCATGGAAATTAGCTTAATTAAGGCCATTCGATAATCGTCTGGCATCCAATCGTCCGCTTCAATTTTTTCTCCCGCTTGAATCCTTTCCATAAACCGCTCATTCTTTTCATCGTTTGATAACCGATCAAATGACACTGTCAATGTCAATTTCATCAACTCCATTTTATATAACGTTTATTTAACGTAATTATAAAATAACGTAACAAGTATATCAATAATAAATATTTAGATAATTCAAAATTTATTGGTTTACTTTTAGTTGATTTCGTAGATCGACTACTCGGATCGCTTTTCCTTGTGAACGTGGGATCGACTTTGGTTCATGAACGTTCACATCAATCGATATGAAACAATAGGTTTTTAATAGATGTTGAATATTTTTTTTCAATTGATGGACACGCTCATCCTGTAAATTGCCATTAATTGCTGCAAAAAACGGTTCGTTCACCTCTACTTGTAACTGGACGGCGTCTAAACTTCCTTTACGAACCAAATGAATTTGATAATGCGGAGCCAACTCTTCCACCGTCAATAAATATTGTTCAATCTCAGAAGGAAACACATTGACGCCACGAATAATTAACATATCATCTACTCTACCTTTGACGCGTGACATTCTTGTGGTCGTCCGGCCGCATTGACATGGTTCTCTTGTGATCGAAGCAATGTCACCTGT from the Bacillus sp. (in: firmicutes) genome contains:
- the paaG gene encoding 1,2-phenylacetyl-CoA epoxidase subunit A, with the protein product MKLTLTVSFDRLSNDEKNERFMERIQAGEKIEADDWMPDDYRMALIKLISMHAISEIMGALPEKEWVPKAPSLRRKLGIMAKVQDEMGHGQLLLRVAEDLMRPLGKNREDLMQDLFKGDLKFHNVFHMPAPTWGDAGLIGWLVDGAAIITQTNMLDASYGPYARALKRICAEEVFHAQHGESIILALAEGTEKQRAMLQDALNRWWEALLMFFGPESASTTGTSKQDITIKYRIRTKTNEELRQDFFTKYVPRILALGLKLPDETMYFDQEQGKWVYQQPDWSKFKEIIRNNGPKSKERLRLREISFKHNAWVREALSQKQVAM
- the paaH gene encoding 1,2-phenylacetyl-CoA epoxidase subunit B; the protein is MKRTDDFYQVFEVFSRKRDTAPLQHQFSLLAPNHDIALIMAQENFMRREPVSDIWVVKRSDIRQMSREEKVALQRLDNKDYRTTKGYGYLKKKWRQYEQEILDEKEILSWKGEIKR